The Streptomyces sp. NBC_00344 genome includes a window with the following:
- a CDS encoding alpha/beta hydrolase: protein MRRTAVLGSAGALAAATLIAGAMAAPSAVAGDRHHGHHGSSEAYGAAIAAARAAKQGIDWRDCPADWALATPVQCGWVSVPVDYARPDGRHIKLAVDRAVSTGSASERQGSLVYNPGGPGGSGMRFPVRSTSKSAVWVNTAKAYDFVGFDPRGVGHSAPISCIDPQESVKAPKADPVPDSEADKRAQRKLAAEYADGCQARSGAMLPYMTTPNTARDLDVIRAALGEKKLNYLGVSYGTYLGAVYGTLFPGHVRRMVVDSVVNPAQSNIWYEANLGQDVAFQGRWNDWEAWVAKNDATFHIGDTPAKVEKRWLELRATAKKSPIGGVVGPAELLGLFQSAPYYDSSWVPVAKTWSAYLAGDTKALVDAAGPDMSDTAGNISAENSTAVYTAVECADAKWPTSWRTWDRDNTRLNKDYPFLTWSNAWMNLPCATWPAKQHTPVDVHTGKGLPPVLIVQSKRDAATPFEGAVELHKRFKGSRLIIEKDAGSHGVTGLVNPCVNSRVDTYLLTGGTDRSDVTCTPHATPQP from the coding sequence GTGAGACGTACCGCAGTGCTCGGCTCGGCCGGCGCTCTGGCCGCGGCGACTCTCATAGCGGGCGCCATGGCCGCTCCATCGGCCGTCGCCGGTGACCGTCACCACGGCCACCACGGCAGTTCCGAGGCGTACGGCGCCGCGATCGCCGCGGCACGGGCGGCGAAGCAGGGCATCGACTGGCGGGACTGTCCGGCGGACTGGGCACTCGCCACACCGGTGCAGTGCGGCTGGGTCAGCGTCCCCGTCGACTACGCGCGGCCGGACGGACGGCATATCAAGCTGGCCGTGGACCGTGCGGTGAGCACCGGGAGCGCATCCGAGCGACAGGGCTCCCTGGTCTACAACCCGGGCGGCCCCGGAGGTTCCGGGATGCGTTTCCCGGTACGCTCCACCAGTAAGAGCGCTGTGTGGGTCAACACCGCGAAGGCGTACGACTTCGTGGGCTTCGACCCGCGCGGGGTGGGCCACTCGGCCCCGATCTCCTGCATCGACCCGCAGGAGTCCGTCAAGGCTCCGAAGGCCGACCCGGTGCCGGACAGTGAGGCGGACAAGCGCGCCCAGCGCAAACTCGCCGCGGAGTACGCGGACGGCTGCCAGGCGCGCAGCGGCGCGATGCTGCCGTACATGACCACACCGAACACCGCGCGAGACCTGGATGTCATCAGGGCGGCACTCGGTGAGAAGAAGCTGAACTACCTGGGTGTCTCCTACGGCACCTACCTCGGTGCGGTCTACGGGACCCTCTTCCCGGGCCATGTCCGCCGCATGGTCGTCGACAGCGTGGTCAATCCCGCGCAGTCGAACATCTGGTACGAGGCCAACCTCGGCCAGGACGTCGCCTTCCAGGGACGCTGGAACGACTGGGAGGCGTGGGTCGCGAAGAACGACGCCACCTTCCACATCGGCGACACCCCCGCCAAGGTCGAAAAGCGGTGGCTCGAGCTGCGGGCAACGGCGAAGAAGAGCCCGATCGGCGGGGTCGTCGGACCCGCCGAGCTCCTCGGTCTCTTCCAGAGTGCCCCGTACTACGACTCCTCGTGGGTTCCAGTCGCCAAGACCTGGAGCGCCTATCTCGCGGGCGACACCAAGGCGCTGGTGGACGCAGCAGGGCCGGACATGTCCGACACCGCGGGCAACATCTCCGCGGAGAACAGCACCGCGGTCTACACGGCCGTGGAGTGCGCGGACGCCAAGTGGCCGACCAGCTGGCGCACATGGGACCGGGACAACACCCGGCTCAACAAGGACTACCCGTTCCTCACGTGGTCCAACGCCTGGATGAACCTGCCCTGCGCCACCTGGCCCGCGAAGCAGCACACCCCGGTGGACGTCCACACGGGCAAGGGGCTGCCGCCGGTACTGATCGTGCAGTCGAAGCGTGACGCCGCCACACCGTTCGAGGGCGCCGTCGAACTGCACAAGCGCTTCAAGGGCTCGCGTCTGATCATCGAGAAGGACGCGGGTTCGCACGGTGTGACCGGACTGGTCAACCCATGCGTCAACAGCCGGGTCGACACCTATCTGCTGACCGGCGGCACGGACCGCAGCGACGTGACATGCACACCGCACGCGACGCCGCAGCCGTGA
- a CDS encoding NAD-dependent epimerase/dehydratase family protein: protein MTTGSAFVLGATGQMGRAVVRTLAADGWEVRAGSRGAGRDDHWPDGVRSVRLDRDDEGALASALGDGCDVLVDMVAYDRSHAGQLTGLADRIGSAVVISSGAVYEDDAGRSFDTQGDPDGFPRYPVPIPEEQPTVAPGPATYGTRKIELEHGLLSAAATLPVTLVRAGAVHGPHCRTPRELFFVKRALDRRPVRVLAHGGRSRFHPAHVSNLAEMIRLAARRPGSRVLNGADPQAPTVAEISAAIDEAMGVRSELVLIEGPAPVGNTPWGVDHPVVYDMSAAERELGYRPVTGYAESLPETVEWLTAQLHGRDWRQAFPAMAKTYDPHLDLFDYAAEDAWLKGAGRSGSR from the coding sequence ATGACAACGGGAAGCGCTTTCGTACTGGGAGCAACAGGACAGATGGGCCGCGCCGTTGTGCGCACTCTCGCGGCGGACGGCTGGGAGGTACGGGCGGGCTCCCGGGGAGCCGGCCGTGACGACCACTGGCCGGACGGCGTCCGCAGTGTGCGGCTCGACCGGGACGATGAGGGGGCGCTCGCCTCGGCTCTCGGGGACGGCTGCGATGTGCTGGTCGACATGGTCGCCTACGACCGGTCCCACGCAGGGCAACTGACCGGCCTGGCCGACCGGATCGGATCCGCGGTGGTGATCTCCAGCGGTGCCGTGTACGAGGACGACGCGGGACGCAGTTTCGACACCCAGGGTGATCCGGACGGCTTCCCCCGGTACCCGGTGCCGATCCCGGAGGAACAGCCGACGGTTGCCCCGGGGCCCGCGACATACGGCACCCGCAAGATCGAGCTGGAGCACGGACTGCTGTCCGCGGCTGCGACGCTCCCGGTGACCCTGGTACGCGCAGGCGCGGTTCATGGTCCGCACTGCCGCACACCGCGCGAACTGTTCTTCGTCAAGCGGGCGCTCGACCGGCGGCCGGTCCGGGTTCTGGCGCACGGCGGCAGGAGCCGCTTCCATCCGGCCCATGTCTCCAATCTCGCGGAGATGATCCGGCTGGCCGCGCGCCGGCCCGGGTCACGCGTCCTCAACGGGGCGGATCCCCAGGCACCCACCGTCGCCGAGATCAGCGCGGCCATCGACGAGGCCATGGGCGTCCGGAGCGAACTCGTGCTGATCGAGGGCCCCGCGCCCGTCGGGAACACACCCTGGGGTGTCGACCACCCCGTGGTGTACGACATGTCGGCCGCCGAACGTGAGCTGGGCTACCGTCCGGTGACGGGCTACGCCGAATCACTCCCCGAGACCGTGGAGTGGCTCACCGCCCAACTGCACGGCCGGGACTGGCGGCAGGCATTCCCGGCGATGGCGAAGACCTACGACCCGCATCTCGACCTCTTCGACTACGCGGCCGAGGACGCATGGCTCAAGGGCGCGGGCCGGTCCGGCTCCAGGTGA
- a CDS encoding lysophospholipid acyltransferase family protein, which produces MFYYILKYAILGPLLRLLFRPTTVGLKHIPEDGAAIVAGNHLSFSDHFLMPTVLRRRITFLAKQEYFTGPGLKGRLTAAFFRSAGQIPVDRSGKEAGKAAVREGLGVLGRGELLGIYPEGTRSHDGKLYKGKVGVAVMAIRGQVPVVPCAMVGTFEIQPPGQKVPKIKRVTIRFGEPLDFSRYAGMENQKAALRAVTDEIMYAILGLSGQEYVDQYAADVKAAHAKKFPRKLR; this is translated from the coding sequence GTGTTCTACTACATCCTGAAATACGCCATTCTGGGACCTCTGCTCCGACTGTTGTTCCGGCCCACGACCGTGGGGCTCAAGCACATCCCGGAAGATGGCGCGGCGATCGTCGCGGGGAACCATCTGTCATTCTCCGATCATTTCCTGATGCCGACTGTCCTCCGGCGGCGTATCACCTTCCTCGCCAAGCAGGAGTACTTCACCGGCCCCGGGCTCAAGGGACGTCTGACCGCGGCGTTCTTCCGGAGCGCCGGGCAGATCCCGGTCGACAGATCGGGCAAGGAGGCGGGAAAGGCCGCGGTTCGCGAGGGCCTGGGTGTGCTGGGCAGAGGTGAGCTGCTCGGGATCTATCCGGAGGGCACCCGCTCGCACGACGGGAAGCTGTACAAGGGCAAGGTGGGTGTCGCGGTGATGGCCATCAGGGGCCAGGTCCCCGTGGTGCCATGCGCCATGGTCGGCACCTTCGAGATCCAGCCGCCGGGGCAGAAGGTGCCGAAGATCAAGCGGGTGACGATCCGCTTCGGCGAACCCCTCGACTTCTCCCGCTATGCCGGCATGGAGAACCAGAAGGCGGCGCTGCGCGCGGTGACCGACGAGATCATGTACGCGATCCTCGGCCTCTCGGGTCAGGAGTACGTCGACCAGTACGCCGCGGACGTGAAGGCCGCACACGCCAAGAAGTTCCCCAGAAAGCTGCGTTGA
- a CDS encoding cytochrome c oxidase assembly protein, with product MDHGGHGMTMDLPPFTLGRGLAFSADPFFLIGCLLGLALYGWGALRLRRRGDSWPVHRIVFFTIGVLTVALTMCTKLNDYGMVMFSVHMVQHMIISMLSPILLLLGAPVTLALRALPVSGRDSRKGPRELLLALLQSRYMRIITHPAFTIPLFIASLYGLYFTPLFDTLMGSKTGHIAMMVHFLFVGLVFFWPIMGVDPGPHRPGYLMRMLELFAGMPFHAFFGIALMMATEPMVQAYTHPPLSLGIDALSDQEAAGGIAWAFSEVPSVLVLIALVFQWYRSEQRVARRSDRAADRDGDKELAAYNAYLASLQTRGQ from the coding sequence ATGGATCACGGCGGGCACGGCATGACCATGGATCTGCCGCCGTTCACGCTGGGCCGGGGGCTGGCTTTCTCCGCGGACCCGTTTTTCCTGATCGGCTGCCTGCTGGGGCTGGCACTCTACGGCTGGGGCGCATTGCGGCTGCGCCGGCGCGGCGACAGCTGGCCGGTGCACCGGATCGTGTTCTTCACCATTGGTGTGCTGACCGTGGCCCTGACCATGTGCACCAAGCTCAACGACTACGGCATGGTCATGTTCAGTGTGCACATGGTGCAGCACATGATCATCTCCATGCTCTCGCCCATTCTCCTGCTGCTCGGCGCACCGGTCACGCTGGCGCTGCGCGCCCTGCCGGTGTCCGGCCGGGACAGCCGCAAGGGTCCGCGGGAACTTCTGCTCGCGCTGCTGCAGAGCCGCTACATGCGGATCATCACGCACCCCGCGTTCACGATTCCGCTGTTCATCGCAAGCCTCTACGGGCTGTACTTCACTCCGCTCTTCGACACGCTCATGGGGTCGAAGACCGGACACATCGCGATGATGGTGCACTTCCTCTTCGTCGGTCTGGTCTTCTTCTGGCCGATCATGGGTGTGGACCCGGGGCCGCACCGGCCCGGTTACCTCATGCGCATGCTGGAGCTCTTCGCCGGCATGCCGTTCCACGCCTTCTTCGGCATCGCGCTGATGATGGCGACCGAGCCGATGGTGCAGGCGTACACGCACCCGCCGCTTTCGCTGGGCATCGACGCGCTCTCCGACCAGGAGGCCGCGGGCGGGATCGCCTGGGCGTTCAGCGAGGTCCCGTCGGTGCTGGTGCTGATCGCGCTGGTCTTCCAGTGGTACCGGTCTGAACAGCGGGTCGCCCGGCGCTCCGACCGGGCCGCCGACCGTGACGGTGACAAGGAGCTGGCCGCGTACAACGCCTATCTCGCGTCACTGCAGACACGCGGCCAGTAG